The DNA region CTCTTCCTACTTCATCTTCAGAAAAGCCTACAACTAATAACCCAAGGAGAACCTGGGAAACAATTGTAAAGTGAACTTCAGGTCTACTCTATGAGACCACAAATTCCTCAACAAAAAAACCAGCAGAAACCGTGTCAAACCTAATGGAAGACACACAGATTGATCGAGCTAACTGTTAATCATTTAAGTGCTACTATTGATGACCTTGATGTTCCAATTGCCATAGGAAAAGGTGTTAGATCTTGAACTCAACATCCCATAACAAATTATCGCAGATGGAGGTTCCTCAAAATGTCCATGGTGATCTTCAACACCTAAATTAGTGATGTGCTGTAATAGaggaaataattgtttaaaacGAACGCAAAGAATTGGATGTAGTAGACCTTCCTAATGGAAAAAATTTGATGGCATGCAAATGGATCTTTACCATAGAGATAGGAGCGTAATATTGTTGCTCTAATACATGTAGTGGCAGTAATATTGTTGCTCTAATACAGCATGCTTCTTACCTCCATTGTCTAGCCACCTCATCTCAGAAACAGCTACAATCTCAGCAAGCTAGTCACTTCTGATTCAGAAATACAGTTGAGAAAATTACAAAATGGGGTAGCAATATATTAAAATAGTCATTCAATCTCATTTTCAGCATTTTGTAAGACTTTATTGGTTAAGTGCTGAGAACTTTGCCAAATTTCATTCCAAGCAATAGTTAAACAAGTTGTTCATTATAAGAGTGCAGCAACTCTATTATTAAGAGATGGTATTCTGTATTTTTACTGATATAAAAAGATGTAACCCAAGCAAATATAGATGCAAATGACCGAGATTTCAGAACATTAAAAAATAAGGACACCATGTAATGGAAGCTGACCAAACATAAAATTCAAGGATATGCATCGCCAAGATTTGGAACTTCTATGAATTAAACTAAGAAAAAACGATTACATGAACAATGTGATAGCATAGGAAGAACAAAATTCCTTGGACCAGATGAGCGAAAATAAAGCTAGTGGCTATCCTCAActataaaaatcaattttatctcTGGAATCGATAACCTACCATGATCTgaaacaaataaaagaaaaactaacatcTAAAAGCTTTGGGTACCTAGCATAAAAATCATGAGTGTGGATTTTTGTATCGGTTAATATTTCATTTTGACGCATCAGAACTAGAGCTGTAATCTTCCAATTATAAACAAAAAAAGTCACATCATATACATTTGATATGACTACTGAAGTTTTAACAGTGGTGAAGTAAGACTAAAAGATAAAAGAAGGAAAGGAAGATGTAAAATTAATTCCGCTCTCTTGCTTCAGAAGAGTGACTAAAAATATATACTTCTCCATAATTAAACTTGCACATGCCAAATATAAGGTCCACACATTAATCTATTTGGTCTAACATGTTCACTTTGATTTTGACTTAGGATAGGATATAGTCACCAGAATTGACATATCTATTTCAATAAAATGCATTGATTTATGCTTCTATTTTCGCCTTTACAAAGCAtgcacaaaaaaaaaggaataaaaaaCTAAGAGATGATTCAAGTTTTAACTAAAATATATGCATAAATTTGAGCCTCCGAACTCTAAAGGTCATGTATGTCAAAGATAGTTGATTATGTACAGCCATCTTACTATAAAGTTAAATTAGCCTACAGTGCTACCTCACTGTTAGGTACTAAGCAGTTTGTGATATTCTGTTGTAAATAGTAACTGTTAGAGATAACTTATAGATATCTACTTGTCTATTTGGTTTGGCATTAGCATCAACGCAAAACGATAAAACACACATCTCACACATCAATGGAGAAGCAAGATTTGCCATGTTGACTCAAATGTGGATTGGCGTTGATTCAAACGCCAAACCAGAAAGACACTACAGCTTCTGCCATAAGCTTCCGCCATCAATGGAAGCATGGACTGTAATCAGAGAACAAATGGTGCACAATATAGAAATGAAAAAACTAAATCAGTGCTAAATATgataaagaagaaagactatGACCAAAAACCAAATCAGAAAACAATATCTAaaaccaaaagataaaagaagaagcagaaatcTTTACCTCCAATTCAAACTAAATAAATGTAAGTTGAAGAAGCATAACGAGTGGGGTATGGGGGGAATCACAAGTGAGAAACTATCAATATCTTACAATGattaaatacaaaaatataaCCAATTTTAATGGTACTTCTCATTTGTTTCAGATCAAACCAGATCTACAAGTGTGTCAAATATTTTCTTCACAGGAAAAAGTAACATGAGCAATACGACTTTTCAGTTAAACAGAAATTGATAAAGAACAAAGAATGTCAATAGGGCAGAAATGACAAATGTGAATACCATGATGCAGGAGTGTGATAGATAGAAGCTGAATTACCAAAGCATGAGCCAAGCATGCCACTCTTAATTACACCTGGATTAAGAGTGACATTCAACTACTATTCCTTGAGGCAACTCTTTTCCCATGAACCTGGTAAGAAATTCAAGGGGGCCATTTATAAAGAACTAATGTAAGAGTTGGAAGGGCCACAAAGATGTTTATCAGCTTCCCATTTTACTTATGaagtgcatatatatatatatatatatatatatatatatatatatatatatatatatctatagcAGAGCTTCTGAAATTCAAACCAATACCTTAGGTAAGAAATAGAGTCCAGGTATATTGTTATAGTAATCTGAAATTATTAGAATAGTTATCAATGACAATGGATTTAAGAGCATATTGTTGGCAGGCCTTTCTTTTCAGAACAAGTACTGCCAACCACGCAATAATAATCTGTCTGGGCACAAAGCATCGACCAATATATTATAAGTATAAACATTTGGGTCGATGTTTTTTGTTGTCATTTCATCTAGCAACCCAATTGCTTGTTTCAATTGACCAACAATGCAAAAGCCATATATTAAAGCACTGTACGTGACAACATCAGGAGATATTCCCTTGACAATCATTTCAGAATATAAATTGCAAGCATCACTTACAAGTTTATCTTTACACAGGCTATCGATGATTGTGCTGTACATTACCACATCAGGTTTAATCCCTCGCCCTTGAATCCGCCTAAGCAACTCCAAAGCAGCTCTTGTTTCCCCCATTTTACATAGCCCATTGATCAAGGTTCCATAACTGACTTGGTTCAACCGAAATCCCTGAGCTAGCACGTCATCATGAAATTGCAGTGCTTTGGGGACCTTGCCGTGAAGACAGAGACCTTTGATGAGAGTATTGAAGGTGATGGTAGTTGGCTGATAACCCCTCTTGAGAATGTTGGCCAATACAGAAAATGCACAAGTAATCTTACCTAGATGGCAGTGGCAATTGATGAGGATGTTGAGAGTAACAATGTCTGGTGTAATTCCCCGAGATTCCATCTGGTGAGAAAGGGATATAGCGCTGGGGTAATGCTTCTTGGTCTTAACAAGGGAAGTTAAAATCTTGTTAAATTCGATGATGGAAGGGGTAGGTTGCATTTGGAGTAAGCGATTGAAGAAGGAAACAACATCACCAACATTGTGAAAGGAAGAATGAAagcgagagtgagagtgagaaagaaagggaaagctCCTGAACCTTAAAAATGGTGACATTGAAGGAGTGGACGCTGCTATGAGTTTCGTCGATGCCGCGACGGAGGTTACTTTGTAGGTTTTGTGGATACTTTTCGGTTAGAGAGAAccaaaaaaagtagaaaaagaaTTAGAGCCTAATAGAGTACTCCATATagggtaaatggtcactttcgtccctaaagttacaAGCGTCGGGAAATTTAGTCCTTATTCTTTTGAAATGTCACACGTGTGGATTTTCCACGTGGCATGTTATGTGTCAATGTGGATTTTCCACGTGGATTTAAATATTGGGGGAAACTTAAaagcttcaatttagtccctggaAGTAAGAACCCTAGAATACTTCAATTTGTGCATTGGCTTCTCTTGCTTCCTTCCTCCCCTCATCTCCATTCACCAATCAAACACACCTTTCCCATTGCCATCAAAAAATTCAAGCCAAACTTCAGAAAAATTACAAATTAGAAAAGTgggatttttcatttttgtgaaGGACTAAGCAAATTTGGTAGGACATCGACCAAATCCGTCCAAATCCTCAATACAATCCTCGAAGATTCTTCTCCCCTGATTCCTCTGTTTCTCTCATTATGACATCAcctccctcttcttcttcttcttttttttcttcttcttcttcctgaaCTGATGAAGGGTTTTGCAGATTTGTCTATATCCATTCAGATCTGTCCCTGACCTCTTGCAACCCATGGGGGTTGGGTTGCGTTTGGGCGGTGTGGGGCAGTGGTGCTTATTCGCCAGAGGGGGTTGTGGCTTGGGCGATGGGATGGCGGATGGTGGTGGTTGTTCTCCAACAACTGACTATGGGTGGGGGGGACGAGTGGTGGTTGTCCTCAATCTAAAACGACAGACAATTTTTCTAGAGGGCATAGTGTTTTTTAGTTGTAAATATTaccatttatttttcaaatttccaTTTAGATCTAACTTTTAGAGATGAAGACACTTGATCATGAAATTCATTACTAAGGGTATTGCTTAGTACTGAAAAGTGTGTATTTTTCAGTTTTGTGATGTATGGTTTTGTGAAATCATGGAATGTAAATAGGGGAAGTGCATTGGTTAAATCTGGGAGATCGCAGATAGTATCACCTGGCTTTTGTTTGAATGCATTGGACTGAATATAGTATAATAGGGACCAAAAGTGGGAACTGAATTAAGAGCAATGTTCTTCAATCTGGTTTTTGCCCTGTTGTTTCATTGTTTGCCTTTATCCATTGTGAAGAACTGTCTTTCTGGATTTTGGATTCTTTCTggtgaaaatgaaaaatgattggggatgaagatgatatataatgaaattaaagaTTGGAG from Lotus japonicus ecotype B-129 chromosome 2, LjGifu_v1.2 includes:
- the LOC130736632 gene encoding pentatricopeptide repeat-containing protein At1g12775, mitochondrial-like, yielding MSPFLRFRSFPFLSHSHSRFHSSFHNVGDVVSFFNRLLQMQPTPSIIEFNKILTSLVKTKKHYPSAISLSHQMESRGITPDIVTLNILINCHCHLGKITCAFSVLANILKRGYQPTTITFNTLIKGLCLHGKVPKALQFHDDVLAQGFRLNQVSYGTLINGLCKMGETRAALELLRRIQGRGIKPDVVMYSTIIDSLCKDKLVSDACNLYSEMIVKGISPDVVTYSALIYGFCIVGQLKQAIGLLDEMTTKNIDPNVYTYNILVDALCPDRLLLRDYYNNIPGLYFLPKHITNLGVEDHHGHFEEPPSAIICYGMLSSRSNTFSYGNWNIKVINSST